AGCATTTCGAGATCATTCTGGTGAGTGATGAGGGATCGGCGGCAACACATCATGTGGCAGGCCAGTACCTGCGTGAGCAGGACAAATTCCTGCGCATGCCCGGCATTCCGGGTCCTGCAGCCTCGCGCAATCTTGGGATGCAGCTTGCACAGGGGCGATTTGTACTGTTTCTTGATGACGATGATACTTGGCATCCCGATTTTCTGGCACACCTCATTCAACGACCCGAACTAACGCAACATGCAATTTTCTATGTGAATTGCCATGTCATTCAGGAATGCAGATCCGAGCCATCCATCCCGGTCAAATCGGTTCAAATTGCGGATCACGTTGGCATTCAGGCGGAACGCATTGAATACGATAACTTTATTCCTTCAAACTGCATTGTCTTACCGGCTGAAGCAGCTGCGTGGGCCCGTTTTGACCCGCAGCTCAGATGCCTGGAGGACTGGGACTTCCTGATTCAATTACACAGAAAGCGCCCATTTGTGCACCTGCCGATTTTTGGCCCCTACGTGCATATTGACGAAGAGGAAGTTGGACGGAATAGTGGAAATGCCCTTGCGCGTGCAGTTGACTGGATGTCCATCTACGCTCGATGGCCGGTTCAGGCTGCACATCTGCGTGAAATCCGCCTGAAGCAGCTGGAGAGCTTCGGCTTCTCTCTCCCGCCCGAAGCGTTATAATCATAGTCATAGCATATGAGTATCCTGGGACAGGCTGTTCTCGTTTATATAATCCATCAATTTCAGATGAGATCAGCTCGTCATCCGGGAAAGCAACCTTGAGTTTGCCATAATTTATTATGCTAAATATTTTTCAGATCACAATCATTGACAACAAAAGCACACCCCAAAGTTACCCACAAGAAATCACCGAGAATTTCAACTCGGTTAAGCTTCATTACCCTGACGCCAATCATGTACTTCTAGATACCAATGATATTTTGGCTTTCCTAGAGCAGCATTTTGAGGCAGAAGTCCTGGATGCATTCAATCTGCTCGCGCCATACGCCTACAAAGCTGATCTAGCGAGATACTGCCTTCTCTACATCTATGGCGGCCTTTATATTGATGTTGGAATTCGCCTACTAAATCGACTCATCATCCCCATCGATAAAAAATTCTACCTATTTAGAGACTTAACACATTCAAGCAATACGCCATGGGCAGTATCCAATGGTATTTTCTTCGCAAATGCCGGTTGTAACGAATTAAGAATCGCGATTGACCTGGTACTGGACAATATCAGGAAACGGTTTTATGGCCCAAATAGCCTTCACACCACCGGCCCTGCCCTATTTGGACGGGCATTCGCCATTGCAAACGATCCTAATGCGCTCGCCTGTGGCGAGGTTCGAAAATTAACTGCGGATTGCCATGAAATAAACATAGGCTTTGTTGATGCCTGCGGGAGATTGATCGGCCTAAGGAATAAGCCAAAAACAGTGCAATGTCTTGGCATTGAAGGAAGTAACTCGTACCCAGAACTATGGCACTCAAAACGGATTTTTGGGGAAACAACTCTAGCTTGGCAGTTCAGCGATCCAGCAATTTACTGCCACCCCCATTTACGCGATGGTAGTGGTATTAGCATTATCAATGCCGACATAGGCTGTCAAGTATACGGCCCCTATATAGCCCTAGAAGACGGCAGATATACCGTAACGATTCATTTCCAGCCCGAATCAATTCAAGGATATCCATATATTGATGCATGCAGTGAAAAAGGCTTCGTTACACATGCAGCCACTTCCACTGATGATCCTGCTCCTGCAGATGGAAAGATAATTTTAAACTTCGACCTACAAAAATCATGCCGAAATTTTGAAATACGGATACATAGCACTCCTGGATTCTCAGGTCTATTCACTGGCTATACAATCCAGAAAAATTAATCTGGACAACTCAAAGGAACCTTCACATGAAAACAGTTTTAAATGTTGGCGGGAATTCAAAGGAAATCCCTATCCCAAATTATTATTCGGAATATGCACATCTTCTGCTTGATATCGATCCCATGGGTTCTCCAGACATCTTGTGCGATGCGCGTGAGCTTGGAAAACTGAATCCAGCACAATTTGATGCAATTTATTGTTCTCATAATCTTGAACACTACTACCGGCATGAAGTAAAGGAAGTGCTACTTGGATTTCACCACGTAACGAAGGAGGATGGTCATATTGAAATCCGTGTACCGGATATGCGGGAAGTCATGCGTCAAGCCATCGAACGAGATCTGGATATTGAGGACACCCTATATATTTCTCCTGCAGGCCCCATTTCGGTGCTCGATGTTATCTATGGATTTGGCAAGCAAATTGAAAGTAGTGGGCAGCCATTCTTTGCACACAAAACGGGCTTTACACAACAATCATTAGCCAATGCACTGATTTTAGCTGGGTTCTCGCATGTTTACGGCTATGCAGAAAATCTCGAAATCATCATGTATGCATTTAAATCAGAGCCCAACGATCTAATATGCACCACGCTCGGCTTGAATGTTGAATAAACCATTTTTTGGACTTCGCATGACCCTCCTCCTCGACCTCGACGGCACCCTCATCGATTCATCCCCCACCATTCTGCAAGGCTTTGCGATGGCCATGCAGTCATGCGGGGTAGAGCCCATCCGCCCGCTGACACACGATGTCATCGGCCCGCCACTCAAGGACACGCTGGCCACCTTAACAGGTCGCACAGAGCCGGATGTGCTTGAATCGCTGGCGAGCGCATTCAAATCCTGGTACGACACCGAAGGCTTCAAGCATACGGTGGTGTTTCCCGATGTGGCCGAATCTCTATCGGCGCTTTCCCGGCAAACCAGGCTCTACATTGCCACCAATAAACGCCTCGCACCTACTCAGGCGATTCTGGACTATCTAGGCTGGACACCCTGGTTTTCCGGCATTTATGCACTTGATAAGATTCATCCGGCCTGGGCGAACAAGGGCGAGATGCTGGCTGCACTAATGCAAGCTGAAGGCATTCAGGCTCACGATGCGCTTTATGTAGGTGACACGCTGGGTGACATGAAAGCGGCGCAGGCCAATCAGCTGGAATTTGTCGCAGCGACATGGGGATATGGTGATTTTTCGGATATCGCATGTAAAAAGCTGCATCGCCCACATGAGCTGATGCAGCTTTTAAATGGATGACAGCACCCAACTCGATACCGGCTACCATTAGGCCGGGATCAGCGCACCCTTCATCTTTTGCAGGGCTTTCGCTTCAATCTGGCGAATCCGCTCGGCAGACACGCCAAATTCGGCAGCCAGATCATGCAAGGTGGCACCACTGTCATCTTGCAACCAGCGCGCTTCAACAATGCGGCGGCTACGCGGATCAAGCGCGTCCAGCGCCTGTTCCAGACCTTCGCTCTGCATATAGTCCTGCGCGCGACGCTCAAGCACCGCTACCGGTTCGCTCTGCTCATCTGCAAGCCAGTCGATGGGGGCAAAGCCCTCTTCATCGCCTTCCTCTGCGACCAAGGATACCTCTTGGCCGGAGAGGCGCATTTCCATTTCCAGCACTTCTTCGCGCTTCACGCCCAACTCGTCAGCAATACGCTGCGCTTCAGTTTGGGTGAGCGTAGAAAAGCCGC
The nucleotide sequence above comes from Burkholderiaceae bacterium DAT-1. Encoded proteins:
- a CDS encoding HAD family hydrolase; translated protein: MTLLLDLDGTLIDSSPTILQGFAMAMQSCGVEPIRPLTHDVIGPPLKDTLATLTGRTEPDVLESLASAFKSWYDTEGFKHTVVFPDVAESLSALSRQTRLYIATNKRLAPTQAILDYLGWTPWFSGIYALDKIHPAWANKGEMLAALMQAEGIQAHDALYVGDTLGDMKAAQANQLEFVAATWGYGDFSDIACKKLHRPHELMQLLNG